The Neodiprion lecontei isolate iyNeoLeco1 chromosome 2, iyNeoLeco1.1, whole genome shotgun sequence genome segment CCGCTCGTCACTCTTGGTGTGCGGGTCGAGGGACAGCAGGAGGCCCGCGGCCGCGAGACGCGCGCGCACCTCGCTTGGTCGCTCGAGAACCTCGTTTAGAGTGTAGTAGGTGCCGGCCTCGTCTTCGCTCGATCCCTCGGCCATGAAACTGGCGAGCTCGGGGCTCATCAACTCGGTCGTTATGTCGCGCTCAGTTTCCTCGAGCTGGTTGACGGTGAGGTTGAGGGGAAGCGAATAGGCCTCGAGGTTGCGACAGCACTCGACGACCCCGGCCAATATGTGTTTCGAGGTCGGGTCCAGGTCGAAGTTCTCTACTACGGCTACGCTGTGCGATTTTTCGTCCGTCGACCGCTCCGAATCGAAGAAGTGCGAGTCCAGGTGATCCGGAATCTCGCCGGTCACTGTCACGCAATGGAAGTCTCTGATAAGCGGTTCCAGCAATTCCGCGAACACGATGTAACTCTCGTAGTCCGGTACTATAATGTAGCCCGGGAAATTTTCATCGTCCAGGTTTGACGGCCGAACGTAGCTCAAACTGTTTAGGCTTACGAAACTCCCGATTgagctgttgctgctgttcATGTTACTGTACTTTCTAAGAGCGGGCCAGATAAGGTCAAACAGGTTGTGATCCAAGCGTGTCAAACGGTGCTTCAGTATTTCAAAAACTGGGCGTTTCAGGTACCGCCCTAGAAGTATACCAGTATTCGTTGCGTTTAACCCGGACAATGAACCTCGACGTCCACCACCTGCCAACAGCTTGAAACAACGCTCCAGGGTCACCAGGGTTTCCGGTTCTGTCACGTCGCGCCGTGCGGAATATGTGTCTCCTCCGGGAACTGTGTTCAATTTTCACCAGAACAATATTAGCAATTACAAAACATTCAACTCTTTGCTAGACATTCGATTTCCTGACGTCAGGTTCACACTTACAAACATTTAGATAATGTGATATACAACAGATTGCATTGGGGGATGCACAATGAACGATTAGTCACGCTGAAATGGAAACTCTTGAACGATGATTTAGAATTCTTCTCGTTTATAACGTACTTTACTGAATTCACATTGGTAGTAgcaatttcttgtttttcgatACACAACTTCAGTGATTTATATGCAACGGTCGTAAGAATCAAAATATTTACAGTAATAGCTCAACTACGGTTTTTTAATTCCAGATTACCGTAACCATCACTGTCAGAAACAATTCTCGTGAATGTTAAAATAGATTTCGTACAGTGAAAGTGTAACGTTTTGGAATCTATCTTTACATTTTTGATTCGTATCAAGTTTTAAAACAGCTCAAATgttgacatatttttttatcaattcaaaattgaatacgCCTCAATTTGATCCGATACAACAGAATACACCTGCGGATGTGATCAAGCCTTTGCATGATAAAAGATGTCGgggaattttattgaataatcaTGAATACAGTTTGTTCCGGATTATGTGTTAATCAAATGTAAATTGACGTGACCGTGATTCAACGTACTCTTAATTTCAACAGTGAAGTTATGCGATAACTATTTGTAACACTTTTCCATCGATTCCTCGGGTCTGACAACTGCAGCATGCGAAAATTTACGTCGTTGGAAAAAATGTCCTACTAATGAACTTTTTGAAAGCTCTATAAAAACGCGCAACAAAGTAAAACTTGAAAGTCATTGCGATTTATCATAATTGTAACAATATTCGATGTTCTTACTAGGTTGTTACTACATTTGGTTTACAcacattcatttattttcagttGCGATAAGCGTGAATCGTGAGCGGTGATAATAATTTCCGTGCATTAGTTGCGACACGCGAAAAGATTCCACGTGACTTACGGTGCCTCATAAATACTTTGAAGAGGGGTCTCTTATTATACCTTTATCTGTCAACATTTCGTCGGCAATCTTTTCGTGCGCCCCGAAATCCCGCAGTAATTTTTTATGCGAAAAGTCCTCCGGATTTGTTTTATAATAATCCGCTTTGTGCCCAAactgtgtaaaattgaaaccCACAATATCAGCGATTCGTAATATTGAAACGCCCATTGGCCACCGTTCTtccaaaaaaacaaatcaaagtagaaacgtgaaaaataattcgatcCGCAGTCCAGACTCACGTTATCTTGGACCATAGGATTCGCTCCGAGGTGCAGAAGGAGGTTGTAGTAATGCCCGTTGTCGGCGAGGGTGGCTGCGTAATGAAGAGGCGTCCTACCGTCCCGGTCTGGAGCGTGTGCGGTTTCTGCGAACCTGCCAGCAAGGTACCTGCGGAGTTCGATGTCGATTAAGAATTAAAACGTGAGTTAAAAATTCCTTCGCGATGGTGTCAGGCCGGCTGATCGATTCACGACTTGGAACGAAGGGCGTGGAAGGATATCGACGACACAGCTCGACCTTCTCCGCAGAATAGAGAAGCAATAGCAATCCTTAAATTAGTTATGAGAGGTATGTACGTTGCGATTAGGAATCACATTCGGTACGCGGAATGTCACACCCGTTTCACGGTTTGGCGGCCAAGCGAAAGGTCAAGGCATCTTAAATTACTGGCTGGAAAATCAATGCGACAAGCTTGAGTAAAGTCTATACCGCGGGAgaaaaaactgttgaaaatgattcaaacgattttctttctcaccTTATTACACCGGTGTGTCCGAATATTACGGCCACGTGCAGAGGCGTTGCTCCGTTTGGCGATGAGCCGTCTCTTGCAATTGCAAATTTACGACGATCCAAGGCCCCCTGAAGGTCTCGCAAGTTACCTTCGCGCGCCGCCATGTGAATGGCGTGTATTTTTCCCTGTAAATTATAAAACTCCACGTGCTTAATAGCTGTATGCGTGTACACTATGGGAAATGTTCTGTGTTGGCGTTGATAATTTGTGCAGTcttcaatttcattcgaaacTCTGTGTGTCACGCCAACCCTTAGAAACGTGTCGAGTAAAATTATGCGCGCGGATGGGTTTGTTTGTGTATTCGATGACAAAGAACGCACCATGTAGGCAGGGACGTTATCGATGAACGCCTGAAGTTCAGGGTTGCTCGAATGCCTTCCGACGAGTCTGCGACCCTCGCCGTTGAGCACCAAAGCAGCGAGCTGCTCCATGTTCCCGTTTTCAACGAGATCCTCAACTTCTGGATCAACCGTCATACTTCCATCGTTCAGCTCGGCTTCGGGTAGTTCTTCGTGTTCACCGACTATCACCTGGACAAACAAAAGGCTTGCGCATGATTCGCAATGCGTCACGTACAGTGGAAGGACAATCGATAATATATCTCtttgcatatatacatatgtattcatctattatttattttcttgtcaCCCGCATATTCTGCACGCGGGCTAAAATTTACCTCGAGCAATCGGATGACACGGAGTGCAGGCGTTATCGcaatgaattaataaaatacaagTGTGAACCATTCATCGTTTATTTTCCGCAGTTAATTGGGGTCAGAGTTTTATATTCATGATTTACAGACAACTGTTATTGATATAGaagagtgttttttttttttaatcaaattcgTTGTTTGGAATGCaatgaatcatttttgaaacaattatcTTTCAATATTAGGAAATCAGTGTTCgggaaaatgaattttcaaactttcaacaaaattctttaCCGAATTCGATTCGTGTACATATTTTGCACCCTTCATACATGAATGATAAACTGTATGCCAGACGTTGCCGATGTTTCATTCCAAATATCTTCAATAATCATAATATGGTATGACTAGTATATTCGACATCGTTAGTTATCGTATGAAAAACCCGTACGCCAGTTTTAGCATTAATTGTACGAAGAGAGCTTGATTTGAGTCGAACTACGATATCTCTCCCCGCATCGCAAGCTCAATAGCTCAATCCTCCGATCATACTTTCCAACTTCTACATCTCAATTGCTGCCTGAAATTCCCCAAACCTGATCATCCTCGTGAACCGTATCGTCAAGTCCAGAATCCCCGGTGCTTGGTTCAGTTCGTTCGTCGTGGTCCCCTTTTGTCTCTTCTCCAAGAGCGTCCTGTTCCTTGTGCTGATCTAGAACCGCTTCCTTGATCTCCCTGACTTCCCGGTTACCTTCGCCTTCCGAACCCATCTTGGAATTTTTCACCACCACATCATCGTCCGAAGAATCCTCCTCAGTTTCCTCCTTTAACGGGTCCACCATGGGCTTCGACTCTGTCTCTGTCTCTGTCTCTGGTTCTGGCTCTGGCTCTGGCTCTGTCTCTGACTCTGGTACTGGCTCTAGCTCTGGCTCTGGCTCTTTCTCTGGTTCTGGATCTGATTCTGTTATTACTTCAGTTTCAGATTGCGGTTCCTGCGCTGGTTCCGGTTCCGCTTCTGGCTCGGATTCCGATTTCCTCTCTGGTTCCTTGTGCTCAAGCTCGTCGTGAGCGAGTTTTATCTGCTCCTCCAAGTCGTCCTTACCGTCGTCTTTGAAACCATTCTGAAAAAGAGATGCGTTGCTCGCTAAATGATCGGGAACTCGATTTCGGGAATCGATCGCCCTTAATTTCGACGGTCAACCCGGAGCTCGCATTGTCAAATTGAATCTCAATTACCCCGAACGTTTCCTTCTCGCTTTCCTCCGACTTTGAGGGTGCCTCAGGACTCCCGAAAGCACTGTCAATGTCCGCGTTGCTCACAGCTTTCTTCACCCCTCTAACAACTGTTTCTCCAGCTTCCAAGATTCGCCAGTCCCAGTTCTTCGGGTAAGATGTACCGGAAACGCGCGGTGCTTCTGGTATGACGACCAAATTTGTCGCGTCTACGTCCGACGGTCGGTTCTTGTAGAAGGACGCTGTCTTTTGTCTCTGTGGGTATGATAATTCGGTATACTTAAAAAATAGGGTTGCAGTGTTTGGCGGATAATTGACGGTGTGCTTTTTGTGATTGTTAACTTTGCGATCAAATATCAGTGTATTGACTAACGTTATCCATTTGATTTTCGTTGGCGCCGCTTTGGACCAGCATATCGTACATGATCCCGTCATCCTTCAGGGCTGCGGCATAATGGAGCGGAGTCTTGCCTTCGGAATCTTGCATATCAATCGTCTCAGGACACCTGGTCAGGATCTCTCGGACAATTTCAGTATGCCCCAATCCAGCGGCCTGAGAAAAAGGTAAGACATTTGGTGTATTGAATACTGCTTCGAGTATGGAGTGACcggaatcatttatttaacTGATGAAGATTTACCTTGTGGAGAACGTTCAGACCGTTGGCATCTTTGCTGGTGAGTATTACCGGGCAAACGGGATCGCTCACTTTTTGCCTGAACCCATCAACGTCGTTTTTAACCGCAGCAGTATGAATGTCTTTCACAGTGCCCTGTGGGAGATGGAAACTGATCGCTTGAACAACGAATTGTCGTGGTTAACGAACACCATGCTCGAATGTTTGCCTACCATTATGAACGGCACTGCTTCTAAAAACTTCTTGACTCGAGGATTGTTGCTCGTCTCGCACCGCAATTTCAACCCATGGCCCTCCCATAGTACTTGCTGCAGTTTACCGATGTCCCGATTATGAATCCATATCCGTATATTCGACGGCTTGAAGTCCAATGCTGAAAATCGAACATTTCtggtattgaaaaaaagcTCAAGTCACTTTCACGATTCCGAAACTTGCGTCTGTGTCCATCTCATCGGCAAATAACTGTTAAAGTTCAACCACCGCGGGCTGGCGGAGAACTTGGCGAAGTCAAGTGACGGAAGAggtgttttaaaaaatgcatGGGGCATGCCGTGACTGCAAACGTTTACCTCGTGTGCCTAAGTCCGTGTGCCTCGGAGCAAGAGAATCGCGTGTTTCGTAGGTCGCTAAATATTTTATCGCTTAGTTATAATCTAGGTGAACGCATACCGAGTCTGAGGAAAGGTAGGAAGAAGTGAGCTCGCACGATTTACGATATTGCCACAGCCACGCGCATTAAACCAGCTTTCAAGCCGTAAAAagtatttcgttatttttgctttttatCAGTAAGAGATAGCCGAAAAAAACGGACCTTGGCTGTCGACCGAATACTAGGTAGGTTTTTGAACGGCGTGATAATCGTGGGGTACACCATGCTGATATTAAAAACGTAGTTAAATACCGAGAAACGAACATAGAAACAAAGCAACAATGTCACACCGCGATACAGAGGATGTGGAATTAGATGATAAAAATTGGCGTTTCCGCCGATCGCCGGGAATAACATACGTATTCTTATTTATCCACCTTATAGCATATCGCAAATCGCGTGTTCTGCAGCCGGCTGCTGTTGCCACCACTAAATATTAAAACAGCCCGTCACGAGCTGCCCCATTGGTGAGCAGTGTGTTTTACCTGACAACTTTGCGATGTTGTAACACGGGTTCCTTGAAGCAAGAGCCATTTAACGAAATTTTCGTAATATTCTCCGacgattttcaaacttgtcgcaaaaaggaagaagaacgAGAGCCAGAAAATACGTACGGAAAATCGTCACCGCGGTGTCTTTCCAACGGCTATTAGAAACGAATAATCGTCACCGGCTTGATTACTcctaaaatataattatttccgGCGGATCCGCAGcgttttcaaacaaaataatcgatgAACGTTTTCCTACATTTCGCCGTGTCCTACATAATATCATTATTGCGTCTCTGTGTCTGTAAACGAGCTCGGCACCTATTACGAATTTACGTATTATCGATCATCGGCATCGGTATAAGTTTAACGTACCTAATGCATAGCTCAGAATAGGTAGAAGGGGCTTGTGTTAAACTCTTCTGCGACGCAAGACGTAGTAAGTGTGAGTTACGTCGCAGCTGGCATTTTCGCCTCGCAATTACGCCGAACGATGGGGAACAAGCCGGTATTTCACCACTTTTTCCACCCTCCTTCCCCCCTTTCGAGAACCGCGAACAATGCATTTCTTACAATGATCGAAAAACTCGTCGCGATCACCGGCTGATCCTATACTCATATACTCACTCTCTTTAAAGCTGTAAACTTTTCTTCCCTgcattttttcaccctcggGCAATTCCACCTCCCCCGTATGCTCGAGGTAGTAAGCTGCCGGATGACCTTGCTTGTCCCAGAGACTCGTGTCACAGCCACCCTTCACCAGGACCTCCCAAACGATGTCTGGCGTTGCGCAAGCTGAGCAGTAGTGCAGCGCTGTTCTGCCCTCCTGCgcaaaaaagattttttactcgGGGTAACGCTCGAAAGCTTCGCGATTTATTCTCCCTTTCACACGCCGGAGAACGCGATTAATTAACACCTCGGTACAAActttattgtataatttattgacTGTATATATTCGAAAGGATATAGCGGGATtggtatttattattattattattcttgacCCATTCGTCGAATTGATTATTACCGATAGTGCACGatgagcgaataatttttatgcGCAAAAATCGACGATAATTAACTTTCATCGGAAGCAAATGACGCGATAGGCAATAATTAGCGCAATGTTTTGACACACCGAGAAAGTTAATTAGAGATTAGTAGAGAAATAGAGACGAGCGATATTTATTACCTCCTGTGGAGGCTTTTCAGAGACGGAACTGTAATTGACGAATTACGAGAAGCGGAAACGGATAACGATCGACGGAATTCGCGAACTAGAGAGGCGAGCTTTCGAGACTAAGACGACGTATAGCGCTAAGCGATCCGGACACGAACCTGAAACTCGACAAACAGGTGGTTTACAGCAGAAGCTGAAACGAGGAACACGGCAGAGGTGCGAAAAACTAGAGTCTAACGATATATGAGCAAGGATTTCGCGAGCTTTTGGACAAGTTAAACCGTCAGACTCACTCTGTCCCGCTGCTGGGTTGTGGCGGGGTAATTTTCTACCAGATATTCAACGATGTCCTGGTGATCATAGTACACGGCTTTGTGAAGGAGAGGAATACCCGCGGAGTCCTTTGACGTCGCCAATTTCTTCTTCGGCTCGTCGAGGATCAGCCGTTGGACGTCACCCAGGGCGCCGCGTACCGTCGCGTCGTGAACCTGGCTGATTTTCGTCTGCGGACACGAACGGAAAGTGGAATTAGATCGCATGATTCGCGGAAAGAGAAGCCGCGTCCGTTGCACTATTTACCAGGTAGATCGGCAGGCCCTTTAGGAAAACCCGCGTTCGAAGGTCCGGCGAATTTTCACCCAGCAATCGGGTTCCTCGACCTTCCAGTACCACATTTTCCAACTTCTCGATTTCCCCTCGCTGAAGCCACTGTCTAACGGTGTTTGGGTTCATCTGCAGGTCTGAAAGCACGTTGCTAATTTTCGCAAACTGTCTTTGAACGCGGGCGTGGGTGCGAAGGGACGTGTCTCGTCAAAGAAGTTGTGAAAACGAAGGACAATATTTCGTGACAGTTCTTTACTTAAACTGAACTCAAATTACATTATCAATTGTCGCATAATTAATCGCAAAAACTTCAGCATCGAGTAACGGGGGaaaatgaagaggaaaaaactgatgaaaaagaattctcGGAACTTGTAGACCTTCAAATTGTTTCACGTAACTTTTATACGGAGTGAATTAAAGAGCAgactttattcaaaattaaaggAAACGAAAGGGATACATCGCGTCTTCTGCTGAAATATACTTCGTAAAATTTAGAATCCACTATAAAAACAGTGATAACCACTTGTGCGTAAGTAAAATCTGCTACACTTATGGTAATCCGTGTTTTTCCGTGTATTACGAGTATATAAACACGTTTCCAGCTACGTATTGGCCGGTTATTCACTCGTCGGTTACGCATGCGGTGAATCCCAAACGTGCGTTTTGTTTAACTTGAATTACAGAGAATAATTATCACGTATACATTAAGTCCTTCGTTTCTTTCTTACGCCTCAACATTGCATCATTCTTTTGATGTTTGCGGTTCCTTCTcctttatttcaaaaaaacttAACCACTCACCTGGATAATAACACATGAATTATTGAAGAGTATAGTTTTTCCCAAAAAACGAATTGCTCGCGGTACTTAAGATATGTTGGAAATAATTACAACTACTCCTAAATACAACGACCGAATTGCGTCATTGTTAAACAAATTTCCATCCACGCACATATTTTCATGTAGGATTTTATCCATCGAGCAAAACACATAACGCGTAATAAGTATGTCGCACAATTTATGCACATATGAGTACAAGATAAGTCTGTAAAGTGACGCGTGTCACACACGTGTACAGTTCTGGGGGATAGTgcaaaaatcaattatttacacTAAAGGCTGTCGGGCTGCCCTACATACGCGACTATTGGAACTGGAACGTCTTTCTATTTATATcgtatatacaaatatatttctcACCACTTCGACGGTACTTATTGTTACTAATGTCGAGGGCAAAGATATTCGACAATTAGGCAAGAAATCGTGGCATTTTTGCTTACGCCAAATTCTGACAAAATCGCTGTAACAGGAAGTAGAATTCttctatttattattttcactgtCAGTGAGGTcgtgaattaattaattaaacctTGCACGAGAcgattgtaaataattattgcgAAACTTCGAAGTtgtccgaaaaaaaaaaaaaaaaaacaagagcAAGTCTCATTACGTTGcacgagatattttattacttttgcgtgaaaaataatttcacatacACACGTGTACGATTTAATTGCAGGAAcgaatgaggaaaaaaaattacaaatttcgcgatataaTTTATAGGAGCAAGTTTACAGAAAATTATGATTGCACGCGTCTAAACTTCTTGGAGATATTCTTCGCAGAATTTTgtgaaatgtaaaaacgttCGATTGTTGAAACATCGAAATCGAccaaaaaaacataaattttgttttctctatCGTTTGTAACATCTCGCCGTGGAAGGTGCAAGAATAATCGATGAATTTTGCAGTGAACATACGAAAACGTTCAAGTGCGTACAGAGTGCTAAAGAATTCTTGCAGAGAATCGAATTAATTTTCCTTATACCTTATTCCGTATCTGGGACGCTGATTTATGGTCGAAAAATCCATTCGACCGACGCCTAAATTGTGTGTGAATTTGCCCTCAAGTGTATAATGTCCGCTCAACTGGTTCAGAAACCAGCGGGCAGTTTGACGTGCGTCGCGTTTGGACGTCACGCGTCGAATGACGACGCCTGGCGTCGCGATGCGCCGTTAGTGGGATCTACACGTACAGGGTCGTGGGTAGTTATATACGCGCATCGGCTTATGTACCCCTAATTTGCTAAATAATATCGATTCCTTATTCATTATTCGATTACTAGAATAACGGAGCTGCAGTTCAACGTTAAAGGATATAAATACAAACCTACAATTGCCGCTTTGCTCGCGGTTATCGCTGCATCgcaaagtttcatttttacacCTGCAGCGGACATtgatttgacaaaaatttgatCGGAAAACGTTAATAACGGTAAAAATTCGAAGAGTAGAAAATTCGAAGCAAACTTTGGCTGGAAATAAATTTACCGCTGAGTGCAGCTGTAACGCGTAAGTAATGACAGTCTGCAAAAAAAAGTTGCGCAAAAAACCGACCGTCAAGAAGTAGGTAGagagaaaagtttgaaaaaaaatctgtagtTTATTTGATTAcataggataaaaaaaaaaaattgaacgtaGATCGTTTAGCTCAAGGCTGGGAGCGTAATGATCGACCATCGACTGGCaagtaaatattcatttaaaacTGTTTACTTTCTCACGATTCGCCATCGCCCataaaacgaatctgagaagTTGCTTATTTCGCCGGTGATTTCCCTCCCGACGAGTGACGCGATCGGTCAGAGGAagaagggtaaaaaaaaaaaaaatcccacgGTTGATAAACGACGTCGTTTAAAACGCCGTTTAACCTCGCGAGATCGCCGCAGGCGTTAATAATTCTTCCTGCCCCAGTTTGAAATAGGAAATTAAACTGTTTTCCGTAAAACAAATCACCCGAAATGGAACGGTATTGAAATTagaattctcaaaattttgattaatcaAAAATCTTGGCAATTTTTATCGCCGAACGTATATTCCCGGaacagttgttttaattttaattaaaaccgATTACCGCAAATTGCACTAATGAGCGCTTACCTTTCATTGCGGTGACGTAGATATccgtataatttttcttttatttcttactATCGGTGATACGTCGAATTGGATTCTTAGATATTCAAATACGTACTTAGGAAACGTGCACTATAGTTTCCTATCCAAACGATTTCACCGTATCGTCGAGTATGATCATAAACAGCTAAAATTACTTATTAATACCCACGGCGGGAAGGCCAGTCGATATATTTTCTACATAGTGCAATGACACATCGACCCTCCGCCGACATTCCAGCTCGATAATTCTCTAAATTTCATCGCATAATATAGAATATTCGGCGAATTTTAGACCCAAAAAATCTACCGTAATATTCTTCGGTAATTAATTACACCACCTTGTATGATCCAACAGTTTTTACAACCGATTAAAATTCTACGGTAATTCCCCGAGACGATTCGGACTATAAAATTCACCCACAGAGCTACTTTGCGATACGATAAAATCTGACCATTCAGCGACGATTTTAGTCCTGATCGAGCCGAGCGACGGGTAAATTCCAACTGCGGGAAATGGCGGTGCACCGCACGTAGTCGGCTCATTGTCAGTCGCCCCTACattgtttaattattaaaaGTGATAAGCGCGCATGCAGGAAGACATCAGGCCTATGATACGCGAGGCCCGACAAATTTCGTCGGCTGATTTATACTAAGCTTTCGTgctttcagaatttttcacttatGAGTAaggttctctctctctgccaTTTTGTTCCTAATGAAATAACGGATCTTGATAACTATCAACCGCCGGAAATGATGGCACAACCAGTATGGAACTGCAGGCGTGTAAGCTCGACGAAGCCACGCTGCTGATTTTTCGCCTCGCGAATATGTTGCTGAAATCGAAAGCATCCGGCCAGGCACATCACCTGTCGGCGGTTTCCGTCACGTATGAATTTTCGACTGCTTTGCTGGCGAAGTTCTACCTGAATTATGGAGGATGATACAGGCGGTAATTTGGCTGATAATGAGAGGTCGGAACAACACGGTACAACATAACTGTATAACAgatcaataataattgtgCGTGATAATTTTATTAGTACGGGCCAGGTGAATTGCGTATATTATTGACCCTAATTCTTTACCTCACTCAGGCGGAgtaatagttgaaaatttttattagaaTATTGTAGTTTGTTGTTAGCAACCGGAGTTCTAGACGCTTCGCGAGTAATGTGGTAGGACTCACGGATCGAAGGTGAGGGAAAGCAACACGTGGCACGGACAAGCTTCGCGGCTTGCAAGCCTTCTGGAATTACGTCGATTAAACCCAGTCGCAGCCATCTTTTAATCAAGGCTCGAATAATTCGCCGCTATGATTTTTATgcgaaaatttacgaattcCCAAAATCGTAGGAGAAAGTGAAACTAACgttaagttgaaaaaaaattcattcgttaATAATGCCGGCTGTACGATCGGATATTCGATATTCCTGATTGCAGTGTACTTCGGTAACTCTGCACTTACCAGAAATGTGCTTGGTTAGCTAAATTAAAACCGAATCGCACACTCAGCAAAGCCGATTCTCGAGTCTCCGATTCAAAGTAGACCGCAGTTGTATTCGTTCGTTGATCGCGCAGAGGTAAAATTCGCAGAATGTTCGTCGCGAATTATTTCTTCGCTATTTCCGGGTTACTCGGTGTCGTTTGCATCGGTGAGTCCGTCTAAATTCATACTTTacctaattatttttacattgcgcattttcttctcttctactcttttcttttattactgGTTTTGTATCCAATTAATCGACAGCTGGAATTGCTGAATCCGTGACTTCCAAATGCTCCGGTCGACCGCATTACAACGTTTCATTAACCGCCTACTATCCCGACTTCAACAGCGGCTTTGAATCCGATTATCTGGACGCCCGAGGAAAGAAATTGCGACCGTTGCAGGTGAGAACTACGCCAAGAAATTGATTGTTTGAAATCAGCCGCATACTGCGAACGCAGTTGAAATATGCAGTCGGcaatgaaacgtgaaaaattgattcctCACAATTTCGATCGGAGTAAATGTATAGCGAACAAATCGTGCAATTGATTCCGCGATCTGACCGTATAAtgtcataaaaatttcccaCCTCGTCGCAAGCTttctttaaattattttaatactcTTTCTTACGCTTTTGAACAAGACTGTATGcgggtggaaaaaattcgcATCTACTTTTCGTTCTCAATTTTGATTAACGACACGGTGCTAGAGATAAcaaagtattttttcaatcatataAATCTCTGTAGTTACATCGCTGCTTCTGACCAAGCCGCGCACATTTTGATATTAAGCAAATCACGTTACAGCACGATTACCTAATTGACAATTTGTTTTCGCCGAAGGCGGTCAGCTGCTTTTGTAAATGTTACCGAACTCGGGACTTCACCGAGTCGTATCACATCGCATATTCATCCACAAGCCAGAGTTCTTCAGTGTGATACGTGTGTGTACCGCGTATA includes the following:
- the LOC107216506 gene encoding uncharacterized protein LOC107216506 isoform X3, encoding MNPNTVRQWLQRGEIEKLENVVLEGRGTRLLGENSPDLRTRVFLKGLPIYLTKISQVHDATVRGALGDVQRLILDEPKKKLATSKDSAGIPLLHKAVYYDHQDIVEYLVENYPATTQQRDREGRTALHYCSACATPDIVWEVLVKGGCDTSLWDKQGHPAAYYLEHTGEVELPEGEKMQGRKVYSFKETLDFKPSNIRIWIHNRDIGKLQQVLWEGHGLKLRCETSNNPRVKKFLEAVPFIMGTVKDIHTAAVKNDVDGFRQKVSDPVCPVILTSKDANGLNVLHKAAGLGHTEIVREILTRCPETIDMQDSEGKTPLHYAAALKDDGIMYDMLVQSGANENQMDNRQKTASFYKNRPSDVDATNLVVIPEAPRVSGTSYPKNWDWRILEAGETVVRGVKKAVSNADIDSAFGSPEAPSKSEESEKETFGNGFKDDGKDDLEEQIKLAHDELEHKEPERKSESEPEAEPEPAQEPQSETEVITESDPEPEKEPEPELEPVPESETEPEPEPEPETETETESKPMVDPLKEETEEDSSDDDVVVKNSKMGSEGEGNREVREIKEAVLDQHKEQDALGEETKGDHDERTEPSTGDSGLDDTVHEDDQVIVGEHEELPEAELNDGSMTVDPEVEDLVENGNMEQLAALVLNGEGRRLVGRHSSNPELQAFIDNVPAYMGKIHAIHMAAREGNLRDLQGALDRRKFAIARDGSSPNGATPLHVAVIFGHTGVIRYLAGRFAETAHAPDRDGRTPLHYAATLADNGHYYNLLLHLGANPMVQDNFGHKADYYKTNPEDFSHKKLLRDFGAHEKIADEMLTDKVPGGDTYSARRDVTEPETLVTLERCFKLLAGGGRRGSLSGLNATNTGESTIDIPIFRTDEGHYLASSLGDPLIKGLTEVANTRPKDPVTYLATYLYNFASKNKPRVKTQESNVLIISEREQESHEHPADDDAGYPQSPDSDAADSTLNNNYNRDEHGQSLLHFAAVRSHAANGLFQFLQESDVNVGFRDELYRTARDVAHQAGIPENIAEIDRWVVYLAARGETERLVELLLEGYDHILDVKDDGVQIIDVATQRGHEATVQFLQSIPNFVSRREEVHQAVRRGDTNTVKELLSDGNGGGRLLAVGKNSMGRCALHIATLGQHVEMVKFIAQNYPETLKIGDNLERTALHYAMGVEAVEDLSNVLIKCGAKRVHKDLKARQPSYYFMNKSEIQRLQEEEEELLNN